From Bradyrhizobium sp. 4:
GGAGACCGGTGCCGGAGCTTCTTTCAGCTCGGCGATAACGGCGTTGGCAACCTGCTGCGGAGCGTTGAACTGCGCCGGCGGCAGATGAGTCTCTTGCTGGACTACGGTGACCTTGGTCGTCCCGGGCAATGCGTCCCGCGCCGAAACCTTGGCAGCACGCTCGACATTGGCCGCGACGGCGTCGAAGCCGGGTGCGGTTGCCTCCTGCGACGGCTCACTGCCTTGCGGCGATGTCGCCTGGTCGGTAGCCGTCGCGTGCGACGCCGCGGTCTGCGAGTGCGCAGTGGTTGGAGCCGCGGGAGACGCGAGCTCGGGGGTCGTCGCCTTTCCCGTTCCCATGGCCTGAACGTCGCGCTTCGTCGTGGAAGACCGCTCGTCGCGCCCGGACGCATCCTTCTTGTCGCCGGCCGGTGCTTGCATCTGCGGCATCACGACCGGCGGCCCGGCGACGATCTCCTGCCCCATGATCCCGGCAATGCTCGATCGGCTCTGGACGTCGGCCTGCTCGGTAGGATCGAGGAATCCATGTTTCCCGGACGATTTCTCGGTGGGTTTCTCCCTGGATCCGGGCTCTTCGGCTGCCGCGGCACGGTCGTGCACCGTCTCGTCGCTAGCGTCGTCCTTCCCGCTCTGATGCGCCAGGCGCGTTCGCAGCGTTCCGGCTTTCACCGCCGTGTCGCCGCCCTCGTCGTTGAGCGCCCGCTTCGCGAGACTCGAGACGGTGTGCAGCAGATCGTTGAAGGAGGAGTCCGCCTGCGCCTTCGGTCCGGCGCTCTTGCCGGAGCGCGATGTGCCCCGCATGTTGAGGCTTTCGGCGAGACTCGAAAAGACCTGTCCGGAGGTTCCACTGAGCTTCGTCATGGACGGCGATCCCTGGTGAGAAGTTCGAGTTCCCCGAGTTGCTTCTGCGCGCGCGCAAGCGTTGCGGTCGACGACGCCAGGTCGAGACGCGCCGGCGTGACCGGAGACTTGTCGGCTGCGGCGGCGGATCCGCCAGCGAACGGCTTGCGAACGTCGAGTGCGAGCTGCACCGTTGCATTGAGAAAGGGGATGTCGCGCTCGGGCAGCTTCGACCGGTCGAGCGCCTTCAACTCGGCGAGACCGCCGTCATATTCGTCGGCGAGCGCCCGCGACACGCCGCGGAACAAATGCGCCCGCTCGCGCTCCGCCGAGGCATCGGCGCTGAGAGTCAGGGCACGCTCGCCGGCAAGCCGGGTCACGGCCAGCCCTCCGCGCACCATCGCGGTCCGCGCGATCACGAGATAGAGCTTGAGGCGGCTCGCGCGGTCGATCTGCTCCAGCAGGGTGGTGATCCGCGCAAACCGACGCTCGTCGAGCGCGAGGCTCGACTGCGTCAGGCCGGTCGCAAAGCGCTGCCAGAAGTCCCCGGCATAGACCGAGTTGTGGTAGTGCCTGATATAGGCCAGCGTCAGGAACTCGAACTTGTCGAAATCCTCGGCTTGCCCGACCAACAGGATCTCGCGCCGCAGCGCGGCCTCCTCCACCAATGTGCCCGGCAAGAGCAAGCGCGCGTCATCCAGACGCTCGATTGCGAGCGATGCCTCGGCGCGTGCGAACAGCGCGCCCTGGACCAGCGCGAGCTGTCCGCCCAGGCCCGACGGAACCGTCCGCGGCTTGACGTCCTTGAGCAGTTCGCGCGCTTCGTCCTGACGACCCTCGACATAGGCAAGCGCGCCATCGAACAGCCGTCCATCGACGTTCAGCTTGTCGCGCGGCAGCTTGCGGATGATTTGCGGCGCGCCACCGCTGAGCAGGTAGATGATGGCGGCCTGGCCGTTCTGCGAATTACTCCACACGCCCGGATCGGCGGCGAGAAATTTTTCGCCGATCTGTCGGATCAATGCGCCGTGGCTGCCGTGCGCCGCGCTATCGCCGTTGGCGATGCCGTCCTGCACGGCCTGCAACGCCCGAACGAGCTCGTATGGCTCGCCCGATGCCGATACCAGCGGGGGCGGCATCGGTGCCGGCTCGGCGAATGCGCCTGCCGCCGTGAACGGCAGCAGCATCAGGAGCGCGGCGCGGAGAAGCGGCCTGATCAAGGACGCTTCTCCCGGACCATGATCTCGATCCGGCGATTCTGCGCGGCCGCCGGATCGTTTTGAAGTTTCGGCCGCCGATCGGCATAACCCTCGACATGCTCGATGCGCTGCGCATCGACACCGGAGCGGACCAGCATGTAATAGGCCATCTGCGCACGGGCCGTCGACAGCCGCCAGTTGTCATAGGCCTCCGAACGGTACGGCCGATTGTCGGTGTGGCCGCGGACGATGATCACGCCGGGACGCTTCGTCAGCAGCGGGCCGATCTTGTCGATCACCCGGATGAGTTCGGGCCGCGGCTCAGCCGAGCCGACCGCGAACATGCCGAAGTTGGCATCGTCGGTCAGGCTGATCAGCAGGCCTTCCTCGACCTGACGCACCTCGGCCACCGGTCCGGCGCCAGCCTTGACGTCCGACAGCGCGTCCGCGATCGCCGACTGAAGCTGGTTGACCGCTAATTGCTGGGCCTGAGCCGCGTCGCGCGGCTCGGATTCCTTCGTCGTGTCGTTGGGACGCGGCTGAGCGGCGGCATTGGCTTGATTACCAGCCTGGGCGCCGGGCTGCGCGCTCCCTTCGCGTGAGGCCTGTGATGGCGTGGGCCCCGGCGGCAGCAGAGCCGACAGGCTTGCGGACGACGCATCGGCGTTCGGAGCCACGCTTCCGCCGGCATCGTCCTGCCTGGCTCGGCGTGCCTGTGGCTCGCTCTCGCCTGTGCCGGACGCAGTGTCGCGCGCGGACGCATTCGGCTTCAGCTCGGGCTTGGGCTCGATGATGCGATCGGCATCCTTGGGTGCCTGCGGCGCAAGCTTCCAATAGCCGGGATCGAACGGATCGCGGTAGGCGTCGCCGCCCTTGAGGCCATCCTCTTCGGCGGACGTCAAAGCGCCGGCGCGCCGCTGGCCCGAGGCCTGGTTCGCGCTGCTGGCGATCTCGGCGAGTGTCGTATAGGGATCGCGGAACAGGACCTTCTCCTCGTAGAAGGGCGGCTTCTCGGCCGTCGGAGAGTCACCGCGACGTTCCTCGCTCGGTCCTCCCGGCTGGCGCCTGCCGTCCTGGCCGTCGAACGACGACGGCTCCTTCTTGGAGAGATCCTTGAGCCCCTTCGGGGCAGGTGCGTTCTCCGCGAGCTTGATCGGAT
This genomic window contains:
- a CDS encoding flagellar hook-length control protein FliK: MTKLSGTSGQVFSSLAESLNMRGTSRSGKSAGPKAQADSSFNDLLHTVSSLAKRALNDEGGDTAVKAGTLRTRLAHQSGKDDASDETVHDRAAAAEEPGSREKPTEKSSGKHGFLDPTEQADVQSRSSIAGIMGQEIVAGPPVVMPQMQAPAGDKKDASGRDERSSTTKRDVQAMGTGKATTPELASPAAPTTAHSQTAASHATATDQATSPQGSEPSQEATAPGFDAVAANVERAAKVSARDALPGTTKVTVVQQETHLPPAQFNAPQQVANAVIAELKEAPAPVSAAADVAASQANAPDQPLKILTINLEPPALGNVTVRLRLVGNEVSVHLAAARKDTSQMLDQQRDSIRELMQSAGYVADIAPVQHGSLDGFQSGSGQSQPQLSGQQQPSSQSQGTFDGTSNSSGQADGGAKQARQERPSNQETRHDQDVAPQIRRGPVYL
- a CDS encoding chemotaxis protein, with the translated sequence MIRPLLRAALLMLLPFTAAGAFAEPAPMPPPLVSASGEPYELVRALQAVQDGIANGDSAAHGSHGALIRQIGEKFLAADPGVWSNSQNGQAAIIYLLSGGAPQIIRKLPRDKLNVDGRLFDGALAYVEGRQDEARELLKDVKPRTVPSGLGGQLALVQGALFARAEASLAIERLDDARLLLPGTLVEEAALRREILLVGQAEDFDKFEFLTLAYIRHYHNSVYAGDFWQRFATGLTQSSLALDERRFARITTLLEQIDRASRLKLYLVIARTAMVRGGLAVTRLAGERALTLSADASAERERAHLFRGVSRALADEYDGGLAELKALDRSKLPERDIPFLNATVQLALDVRKPFAGGSAAAADKSPVTPARLDLASSTATLARAQKQLGELELLTRDRRP
- a CDS encoding MotB family protein, whose protein sequence is MNEVKSELVIIRRRSAFDDEKPHGGVWKIAYADFMTAMMAFFLVMWLINALNQDQKQVVASYFNPIKLAENAPAPKGLKDLSKKEPSSFDGQDGRRQPGGPSEERRGDSPTAEKPPFYEEKVLFRDPYTTLAEIASSANQASGQRRAGALTSAEEDGLKGGDAYRDPFDPGYWKLAPQAPKDADRIIEPKPELKPNASARDTASGTGESEPQARRARQDDAGGSVAPNADASSASLSALLPPGPTPSQASREGSAQPGAQAGNQANAAAQPRPNDTTKESEPRDAAQAQQLAVNQLQSAIADALSDVKAGAGPVAEVRQVEEGLLISLTDDANFGMFAVGSAEPRPELIRVIDKIGPLLTKRPGVIIVRGHTDNRPYRSEAYDNWRLSTARAQMAYYMLVRSGVDAQRIEHVEGYADRRPKLQNDPAAAQNRRIEIMVREKRP